One genomic segment of Suricata suricatta isolate VVHF042 chromosome 16, meerkat_22Aug2017_6uvM2_HiC, whole genome shotgun sequence includes these proteins:
- the LOC115279976 gene encoding splicing factor 3B subunit 4-like yields MRPHKCNDLPCSQGPQTRNLVQPPGLRSKFLRDTGEPAGPRWSCPRAHSPSPSEPTQRLHGHGEPSPLAAQGDPLPPLTRTGAAHARPARSQGLPLGVTRRDGARPFPSPGQAAVDPRAPQTTRPRPPVRRGPASPKPPKFSAALSLTLRIAWSGALWSDAWPSWQLAPHPASALHGQSAPSRGPAHRTRSEDRTCPWSRPLTPAEPARPLRGPLSPQRARLQLPALSRRSTEHGARPACGLRGACSPPWASTGPVVSDPAGHKPGLPCGALWQEPLGRWLGGIPLCFSGRPEGHLPLPRGTLQ; encoded by the coding sequence ATGCGTCCGCACAAGTGCAACGACCTGCCATGTTCCCAAGGACCCCAAACACGTAACCTCGTACAACCGCCGGGTCTGAGGAGCAAATTTCTTAGAGACACAGGTGAGCCTGCCGGCCCACGCTGGAGCTGCCCCAGGGCCCATTCGCCAAGCCCGTCGGAGCCAACGCAGAGGCTGCACGGCCACGGGGAGCCGAGCCCCCTCGCGGCACAGGGCGATCCCCTTCCGCCGCTCACTAGGACGGGTGCGGCCCATGCGAGACCCGCCCGGTCTCAGGGACTGCCTCTCGGGGTCACCAGACGAGACGGAGcccgccccttcccctcccccggccaGGCTGCTGTGGACCCCCGGGCACCCCAGACAACCCGCCCCCGTCCCCCAGTACGGAGGGGCCCCGCCAGCCCCAAGCCCCCAAAATTCTCAGCAGCCCTCAGTCTGACCCTGAGAATCGCATGGTCAGGTGCTCTCTGGTCAGACGCATGGCCATCGTGGCAGCTGGCACCCCACCCGGCCTCAGCCCTGCATGGACAGAGCGCACCCAGCCGAGGCCCGGCACACAGAACGCGCTCCGAGGACAGGACGTGCCCCTGGAGTAGACCCCTCACCCCAGCAGAGCCCGCCAGGCCCCTCCGTGGGCCGCTGTCCCCACAGCGGGCACGGCTCCAGCTGCCTGCTCTCAGCCGGCGGAGCACGGAGCACGGCGCCCGGCCCGCTTGCGGTCTGAGGGGAGCCTGCTCCCCGCCCTGGGCCAGCACAGGCCCCGTGGTGTCTGACCCTGCTGGGCACAAGCCTGGGTTACCTTGTGGAGCACTGTGGCAGGAGCCCCTCGGACGGTGGCTGGGCGGCATACCCCTGTGCTTCTCTGGGCGCCCTGAGggtcacctccccctcccccgaggGACCCTGCAGTGA